Below is a genomic region from Treponema sp. OMZ 798.
TTCTTTTTGGGGTTAAAAACTCGGTATTAAACTGATAGTAGTTGTTGACAAATTCCAGCATCGTTTCATAGTGGGCCAAGCGGGTACCTATAACGCTGGCCTTTTCCGAATCTGCAAAGTTCTCTTTGCTGGGAATTTCAACCTCAGTCATTTTACTGTCATATTTATAAGGATCATCATGGATGACCCGTTTTTTTAAAAGAGTGCTTCTGATTGCGTGGAGTGCACTGCTTTGAATATTGTAGTTTTCCCTCACTTTGGGAAGAATTTGAGAGTTAAATTCATTCCTTTTTGTTTCAAGGATTACCGAAAGCTCCTCAACAAAGTTTTTTCTATTTTCCATACCACACTTATCGGCATTTTTGCCTTTTTTTTTAAGTATATAATAAGTAAAGATTTTTACTTATCTTAGGGGTTTGACAAAGTTTGTCTTTTGTCGTATTCTGTTGTATATGTTTGTTTCAGTTGTTATAGATCCGGGAGGAAGGGAATCGGCTTCTCATCTGGCAGAAGTTCTAACGGCCAACGGCTTTGAACGGGTTCAGCATGCTTGCTGGGAATCGGTAACAATAAATGACGAAGGACTTGTTACATTAAAGCAGGATATAGACCGAGTTACCGATTATTACGACATCGTCCGTCTCTACCAATATCCTATTCAGGATGTATTGGCAATAACTACGCTTTATAAAAAAAAGTGGAGGAGGGTCCTTGTGCGCCCGCCTGCAAAAAAATTGGAGAAGTAACCTTATGGAAGACTATAGATCAAATTTAGAAGAATTAAAAAACGATATCTCTAATATTTGGGGGCGTCTTTGACCCTGAGGCGGTAAAATCAAAGATTGCCGAAAAAGAAGCTATAACCTTAGCTCCCGATTTTTGGAATGACAGTAAAAAAGCCGAAAAAATCATGGGTGAGATAAAGGCCCTTAAAAACAGAATCTATCCTTGGCAGGAACTCATGGATGAGGTTTCGGATTTGGAAGTTTTAATGGAGCTTTCAGATGAGTCGGGCAATGAAGAGCTGGCCGAAGAGATCAGCTCAAGCTATAATTCCGTTTACGAAAAATACAAAAAATTAAGTATATTGAGCCTCCTTTCAGGTGAGGTCGATAAAAACGATGCCTATCTTACCGTTCATGCCGGAGCCGGGGGAACGGAGGCCTGTGATTGGGCAAGTATGCTGGTGCGTATGTATTTGCGCTGGTGTGAATCCCGCGGCTTTAAAACCGAAGTCATAGATTTGATTGAAGCTGAGGGAGGGATAAAGTCCGCTACCTTTCAGATTTCGGGTGATTTTGCCTTCGGTCTTTTAAAAAGCGAAACGGGAATTCACCGCTTGGTACGCATAAGCCCCTTCGATTCCAACGGCAGGAGACATACGTCCTTTACTTCCGTGTTTGCCTTTCCCGTTCTTGATGATACGATAGAAGTCGATATAAGGCCTGAAGACCTGCGCATCGATACCTACCGTGCCGGAGGTGCCGGAGGTCAGCACGTAAACAAAACCGACTCGGCCGTCCGCATTACCCATATTCCCACAGGTATAGTTGTTGCCTGTCAAAGTCAAAGGAGCCAAATCAGCAATAAGGCCACGGCAATGAATGTTCTAAAATCAAGGCTTTATAATTATTATGAAGAGCAAAAAGAAAAAGAGAACATGAAATTTGCCGCCGAAAAAAAAGGTATTTCCTGGGGCAATCAGATCCGTTCCTATGTTTTTCAACCTTATACAATGGTAAAAGATCATAGAACCAAGTATGAAACCGGAAATATTCAGGCTGTAATGGACGGAGATATAGACGAGTTTATAAACAGCTTTTTAAATACAAAGATTGAAGATATGAGCATTGATGAGGACGATTCTCTATGATATGTATTGTATGCAAATCCGAATTTTTAGCAGCCGATATAAGGGCAATATGTCTTTCTCATGTAAACGAAACAATTAAGATTTTGCCTCAAGTCTCCCTTTTGCATACATTAATAAGTGAAAATGTCCGCCTTGTTTTTTTTGACTCAAAGCTTTTTACCGATACTGCCGCTTTTCGACAAAAAAGTCCGGGTACCCAATTTGTCGTTATTTCTTCTATAGGGGATGAAGGTCTTGCAGAAAAGGCTCTTATCTGCGGGGCCTCAGACTTTTTATTATGCCCCTTTACCGAAAAAGGAGTTATAAACTGCTTATGAGCTCTTCCTTTAAATTGAAAAAGCTTATTTTTTTATCGGTCTTTTTTTTTATAGTTTCTTTTTTGTTTGCACAAAAAACTGAAGATGAAAATTCCGATTGGACTATTGCCGTTTCCGAATTCAAAACGGAAGGACTTCCTTCCTCTTATCAAAGCTATAAAACGATAGTGCCTCAAATGTTTTTAATCTACATGGATACCGGCTCAAAAAGAATAGTACCCTTTGAAGAAAAAAAAATGCGGGCCTTGATGGAAGCTTCAAACAAAAAACTAAAACTTATAAAAGAAAGGGCAAAACTTATTAAGGACAGGGATGAGCTTTTTTTATCCGTTGAAGATAAAAAAGTAAAAGATGAAAAAGAAAAAAAACTTACGGAGGAAATTTTAAAAAAAGAAAAAGGTATTTACGATGCCGGTATAGATATCAAAATAGAAGAAAACCGTTTTTTTACTTCAGGTCAGCCTAAAAATATAAGCTTGTGGAAATATGGGGAGACTCTGTACAAGATGTCTGAAAATGCCGACTTAGGTGAAAGCTTAAAAAAAGAAAATATATCGGCTCTTATTTACGGCTCGGTAAAAGATATTTCCGGTTATATGGTTATAACCGCTTATTTGGATACAGGACTTTCCGGAATGAAGGTTCACGAATTTTCAGGGGCCGGAAGATACGACGATGTTGAAAAAGTCGTAGAAATGCTGGTGCGTCAAATATACACAATTATTCAAAATACAAAAGAAGTAAAAGTCTTCTTTGAGGTAAATCCTAAAAACGCCAAGGTTTATATTGACGGTAAGCTTATACGGGACTTTTCAAAACCCGTAACATTGCGTGAGGGATTTTATCAAATAGGGGCTTCTGCTCAAGATTATGTTGAGGAAGCAAAAAAAATAGAGCTAAAAAATAAAGATGCCTATACCTTAAAGATTAATTTAAAAAAAGAAAAAACCGAAACAATAGGTTTTAATCTTAAAAGCGGTTCCCCCAATTTATTTTTTAAATCCCAATATTCCATTCGAATACCCGGAATCATAACCATCCCTAAAATGAAATCTATTTTTGAATTTGAAGAAAAGGGGGTGCATACCTTCGGAGTTCTTGAGCCTTCAAATAATAGTTTTTCACGGCAAAATGTTCAAAATATGATAATAAAGTTAAACAAAAAAAATGTAAAAGATTCGATAGAAACTCAACGGAAAATTTTATATTGGTCTTTAGGCGCCTTGTACATAAGTTTGCCCATAACAATGATTTTAAAATCCAGAGTGGATGATGAGGTATATGCTTTTAAAAGCGGTAAGGTTCCTTATCAACAGTCCAAGGTTGAGCGTATAAACAGGCTGGGCATGACTCAAAATGTTTTTCAGGGAATTACGATTGCTTTGGGAGTTAATTATTTTATACAGTTAATAATCTATCTTGTAAAGGCAGATAGGGCCTTACCCCGAAAGATAAAACCTAACTACTCCGATCCTGTTTATGAAGAAACTGCTCTTGATAAACCTGCCGGAGATCAGTCTATAGCCGATAAACCTATTATTAAAGATGAGGAGAATAAAAATGAAGAATAAAAGTTTTGCTGCCGGATTAAAAAAACTATTCGGTTTATATAAGGGCCCGGATGAATCTTTTTTTGAAGATTTAACCGATACCCTGATAGAAGGTGACATAGGAGCAAAAACAGCTCTCGAAATTGAAGCCTCTTTAAGAGATTTATGTAAAAAGGAAAAGCTTGTTTCTGAAGGCGATGTTTTAAACGGTCTTTATAATATTTTATTACCCTATGTAAAGGTAACCTCCTTAGAACCTGAGAAGGGTAAGGTTTCTATTTATCTTGTTCTGGGTGTAAACGGGGTAGGAAAGACAACCTCAATAGGAAAGATGGCTTCTTATTATAAACAAAAATGCGATATTCCCATCATTTTGGCTGCCGGAGATACCTTTAGAGCAGCTGCCATAGAGCAACTGAAATTTCATGGTGAAAAAAATGATGTGAGGGTGGTTGCTCATCAGCATGGCGGAGATCCCGGTGCCGTTATCTTTGATGCAGGGGATGCCATGGCTGCTGCAGGAGGCGGCCTCGTCCTTGCAGACACGGCAGGGAGACTTCACAATAAAGAAAACCTTGTAAGAGAGCTTCAAAAAATAGACAGGATTGCAAAGTCAAAGGCCTCTGAGGGCTGCTATAAAAAGATATTGGTTTTGGATGCAACAACAGGCCAAAACGGTCTAAGGCAGGCCGAAGTCTTCCATGAAGCTATAGGAGTGGATGCAGTTTTTTTAACAAAGTATGACTCTACGGCAAAGGGCGGTGTTGCCGTTACGGCAGGAAAAGAGCTCAATCTTCCCATGCTCTTCGTCGGAACCGGCGAAAAGTATGAAAACATATCTCCTTTTTCGGCTGAAAATTATGTAAAGGAATTTATCGGAAAAATATAAATGAGTTTAAAAAAACTATTATTTTTTGTTTTTATTTTATTTTCTCTTTTTATTTTTGCAGACGGAACGGAAAATGCCGATGTTCAGTCGCCCCCTGCGGCAGCGGAAAGTGCCGATGTTCAATCGCCTCCTGCGGCAGCAGAAAGTGCCCATACTCAATCACCTTCCGGTAACGAAAATCAAAATTTATCCGAAAACGAAAAAGAGCCGGAAGAACTTGATAAGGGTTTTTACTCCATTCAAAGCTCAGGGCTTACGGCCTGTTTTGAAGATCGATGGTTTTTTGAAAAACTGGATGATGACGGCAGACCTCTTATGTCCGTTTTATATGAAAAAGATAAACTCATAGAAAAAAAGACATATACCTACAAAGACGGATATCCCGAATCTTGCGAAGTTGTTTTATCCGATAAACTTATCAAAATAAAATATAATAAAAAAAGAATGGAAACCGAAAAAATTATTTACGATGTCGAAGGTAAAAATGAACTTGAAAAAAATATTTATACCTACGATGAGAATAATTTATTAATTGAATCCTTTTTAAAAAAAGATGGGATTGAATATATTTCAAAATTTGAATACGGGTCTGAAAATAAAACAAAATCCAAAACAGATTTTGTAAACGGAAATAAAATTTCTTACACCGAGTATATGACGGATAAAAAGATAGTCCATTTATTCGAATACGGAAAAGAAATCGGAGTAGTAGAGGAAGAAACATAAGATGAAAAAGCGTAATTATAGATGGATTTTTTTTGTTTTACATAGATTTAACTCCGCAGATACAAAGGGCCGCTCCTCAATCGCTACTCTTTTTTCTATATTGGG
It encodes:
- the prfB gene encoding peptide chain release factor 2 (programmed frameshift), with the protein product MEDYRSNLEELKNDISNIWGRLDPEAVKSKIAEKEAITLAPDFWNDSKKAEKIMGEIKALKNRIYPWQELMDEVSDLEVLMELSDESGNEELAEEISSSYNSVYEKYKKLSILSLLSGEVDKNDAYLTVHAGAGGTEACDWASMLVRMYLRWCESRGFKTEVIDLIEAEGGIKSATFQISGDFAFGLLKSETGIHRLVRISPFDSNGRRHTSFTSVFAFPVLDDTIEVDIRPEDLRIDTYRAGGAGGQHVNKTDSAVRITHIPTGIVVACQSQRSQISNKATAMNVLKSRLYNYYEEQKEKENMKFAAEKKGISWGNQIRSYVFQPYTMVKDHRTKYETGNIQAVMDGDIDEFINSFLNTKIEDMSIDEDDSL
- the ftsY gene encoding signal recognition particle-docking protein FtsY, with amino-acid sequence MKNKSFAAGLKKLFGLYKGPDESFFEDLTDTLIEGDIGAKTALEIEASLRDLCKKEKLVSEGDVLNGLYNILLPYVKVTSLEPEKGKVSIYLVLGVNGVGKTTSIGKMASYYKQKCDIPIILAAGDTFRAAAIEQLKFHGEKNDVRVVAHQHGGDPGAVIFDAGDAMAAAGGGLVLADTAGRLHNKENLVRELQKIDRIAKSKASEGCYKKILVLDATTGQNGLRQAEVFHEAIGVDAVFLTKYDSTAKGGVAVTAGKELNLPMLFVGTGEKYENISPFSAENYVKEFIGKI
- a CDS encoding CRISPR-associated protein Cas2 — protein: MFVSVVIDPGGRESASHLAEVLTANGFERVQHACWESVTINDEGLVTLKQDIDRVTDYYDIVRLYQYPIQDVLAITTLYKKKWRRVLVRPPAKKLEK
- a CDS encoding PEGA domain-containing protein is translated as MSSSFKLKKLIFLSVFFFIVSFLFAQKTEDENSDWTIAVSEFKTEGLPSSYQSYKTIVPQMFLIYMDTGSKRIVPFEEKKMRALMEASNKKLKLIKERAKLIKDRDELFLSVEDKKVKDEKEKKLTEEILKKEKGIYDAGIDIKIEENRFFTSGQPKNISLWKYGETLYKMSENADLGESLKKENISALIYGSVKDISGYMVITAYLDTGLSGMKVHEFSGAGRYDDVEKVVEMLVRQIYTIIQNTKEVKVFFEVNPKNAKVYIDGKLIRDFSKPVTLREGFYQIGASAQDYVEEAKKIELKNKDAYTLKINLKKEKTETIGFNLKSGSPNLFFKSQYSIRIPGIITIPKMKSIFEFEEKGVHTFGVLEPSNNSFSRQNVQNMIIKLNKKNVKDSIETQRKILYWSLGALYISLPITMILKSRVDDEVYAFKSGKVPYQQSKVERINRLGMTQNVFQGITIALGVNYFIQLIIYLVKADRALPRKIKPNYSDPVYEETALDKPAGDQSIADKPIIKDEENKNEE